One segment of Streptomyces sp. NA02950 DNA contains the following:
- a CDS encoding ATP-binding SpoIIE family protein phosphatase has product MELTAADRVRDVVAATRAEVVRPFGGKSVMLCLVERGRLRVAGSSGISKDDLRRVDGLILTEGTPEGRCTLRVQPLLFATSQELKAAYPGLDRYDDGRARAFLPLVSNGRAAGCCVVVFESLRTLEQEELAILMIMLGQVSQSLERARSREIDHAVIQGMQNALLPRGLPHLRELETTARYLPATAGTEVGGDWYDVIRLSEGEVGMIIGDVEGHSADAVGIMGQLRSGVRAYAMEGHDPANVLGRSNRLLSELESDLFATCCCMWLNLETGVATVASAGHYPPLLADSQGRTASAQLRAGPPLGIDPEATYLETELVIPPGGIAALYTDGLLDIRGEGPEASTVRLQREIAAHTRENLDVLADRLIDVCGAQAQREDDVALLLMRYEGARGPHGRVAHVSVQRHDVQRVRELRHHLRDLVSDWGLAPLIEDLQLLVSEVVTNALIHAHSEVDLRIREQVGRLRVEVRDSDPHPPVPAANLDLEEASDDEAESGRGLLIVEAVASAWGSSPAGRGKTTWFELTVPES; this is encoded by the coding sequence ATGGAGCTCACCGCCGCCGACCGGGTCCGGGACGTCGTCGCCGCCACTCGGGCCGAGGTGGTGCGGCCGTTCGGCGGGAAGTCCGTGATGCTGTGTCTGGTGGAGCGGGGTCGGCTGCGGGTTGCGGGTTCCTCCGGCATCTCCAAGGACGATCTGCGGCGCGTCGACGGGCTCATCTTGACGGAGGGCACACCGGAGGGCCGCTGCACGCTGCGTGTCCAGCCGCTGCTCTTCGCGACTTCCCAGGAACTGAAGGCGGCCTATCCCGGTCTCGACCGGTACGACGACGGACGGGCGAGGGCCTTTTTGCCGTTGGTCTCCAACGGACGGGCGGCGGGCTGCTGTGTCGTGGTCTTCGAGAGCCTCCGCACGCTGGAGCAGGAGGAACTCGCCATTCTCATGATCATGCTCGGCCAGGTGAGTCAGTCGCTCGAGCGGGCCCGGTCCCGCGAGATCGACCACGCGGTCATCCAGGGCATGCAGAACGCCTTGCTGCCCCGCGGCCTGCCGCATCTGAGAGAGCTGGAGACCACCGCCCGCTATCTGCCGGCCACTGCCGGGACGGAGGTCGGCGGCGACTGGTACGACGTGATCAGACTGAGCGAGGGCGAGGTCGGAATGATCATAGGAGACGTCGAGGGACACAGCGCGGACGCGGTCGGGATCATGGGACAGTTGCGCAGCGGTGTGCGGGCCTACGCGATGGAGGGGCATGACCCCGCCAACGTGCTGGGCCGCAGCAATCGTCTGCTGTCCGAACTGGAGAGCGATCTCTTCGCCACCTGCTGCTGCATGTGGCTGAACCTCGAGACCGGTGTCGCTACCGTGGCCAGCGCGGGCCACTACCCTCCCCTCCTTGCTGACTCCCAGGGCCGCACCGCCTCCGCCCAGTTGAGGGCAGGTCCTCCATTGGGGATCGATCCGGAGGCGACATACCTGGAAACGGAGTTGGTAATCCCGCCGGGCGGTATCGCGGCCCTCTACACCGATGGGCTGCTCGACATCCGGGGCGAGGGTCCGGAGGCGAGCACTGTGCGACTACAGCGTGAAATCGCCGCGCATACGCGGGAGAATCTGGACGTCCTCGCGGACCGGCTCATCGACGTGTGCGGCGCGCAGGCACAGCGCGAAGACGACGTCGCCCTGCTGCTGATGCGTTACGAGGGCGCCCGGGGGCCCCACGGCCGGGTGGCCCATGTCTCTGTCCAGCGCCACGATGTGCAGCGGGTGCGCGAACTACGCCACCACCTGAGAGACCTGGTGTCCGACTGGGGACTCGCCCCACTCATCGAGGACCTTCAACTCTTGGTGTCGGAAGTCGTGACGAACGCGCTGATCCACGCGCACAGTGAAGTCGACCTCCGGATACGGGAACAGGTCGGCCGGCTGCGTGTGGAAGTACGCGACAGCGACCCTCATCCACCGGTCCCCGCGGCCAACCTCGATCTGGAGGAAGCGAGCGATGATGAGGCCGAGTCGGGGCGCGGGCTGCTGATTGTCGAGGCCGTGGCGTCCGCGTGGGGGAGTTCCCCGGCGGGGCGGGGCAAGACGACGTGGTTCGAACTGACCGTCCCGGAGAGTTGA
- a CDS encoding DUF4232 domain-containing protein — MVGERRIKVAEDANVQGSGGLCGDGQGHSPKPCSVEELEAAAKTKAVKVKVTLKGGDATEIVDQTPGNDSGDGDTRPDAGAHIDSCTTEGLTFSTSDQPRPINHIMLYATNVSDNACRMVGYPYLKFSEDQQAVTEVLKGSKPRDIVVLKPGATAFASINVADGSGEAEGPVEELTEFQVMLQDFGGESTDPVTVPTPGEDESAGEPLSVDIGAAFVTYWHSNAADAANSS, encoded by the coding sequence ATGGTGGGCGAGCGCAGGATCAAGGTGGCGGAGGACGCCAACGTCCAGGGCTCGGGCGGCCTCTGCGGCGATGGCCAGGGCCACTCCCCCAAGCCATGCAGCGTCGAGGAGCTCGAGGCAGCCGCCAAGACCAAGGCCGTCAAGGTGAAGGTCACCCTCAAGGGCGGCGACGCCACCGAGATCGTCGACCAGACGCCCGGTAACGACAGCGGCGACGGTGACACCCGCCCCGATGCCGGCGCACATATCGACTCGTGCACCACCGAGGGGCTGACCTTCTCAACGTCCGACCAGCCCCGCCCGATCAACCACATCATGCTGTATGCGACGAACGTGTCCGACAACGCCTGCCGAATGGTCGGCTATCCCTATCTGAAGTTCAGCGAGGACCAGCAGGCCGTGACCGAGGTTCTGAAGGGCAGCAAGCCGCGGGACATCGTCGTCCTGAAGCCGGGCGCGACGGCGTTCGCCAGCATCAACGTCGCCGACGGCAGCGGCGAAGCGGAGGGACCGGTCGAGGAGCTCACGGAATTCCAGGTGATGCTCCAGGACTTCGGGGGCGAGTCCACTGACCCGGTGACCGTTCCCACGCCGGGCGAGGACGAGTCCGCCGGGGAGCCGCTCAGCGTGGACATCGGCGCAGCTTTTGTCACCTACTGGCACTCCAACGCCGCTGACGCCGCGAACAGCTCCTGA
- a CDS encoding thioesterase family protein, whose product MVNASEVSVAECVESAEVHLDDLDFMGNLHNGRYPLLVERALVRIWARAGYSFVDGVPTHPDVMHAVLEQTFRYRSPIRGVGRVNVCFRMERLGRSSMVYAFRVVSEDGQTVHAEGTRAEVNVDMSSLGSAPWADETRDLATKLFGTPPENPAESSPLAGQPQP is encoded by the coding sequence ATGGTTAACGCGTCGGAGGTGTCCGTTGCGGAGTGCGTCGAGTCGGCCGAAGTCCACCTGGACGACCTCGACTTCATGGGCAACCTGCACAACGGCCGGTACCCGCTGCTGGTCGAACGCGCGCTGGTTCGGATCTGGGCACGAGCGGGGTACTCGTTCGTCGACGGCGTGCCGACACACCCGGACGTGATGCACGCCGTGCTCGAGCAGACGTTCCGGTATCGCAGTCCGATACGCGGCGTCGGCCGCGTCAACGTGTGCTTCCGGATGGAGCGCCTCGGCAGGAGCAGCATGGTCTACGCCTTCCGCGTGGTCTCCGAAGACGGACAGACCGTCCACGCCGAGGGCACCCGCGCCGAGGTCAACGTGGACATGTCCTCACTCGGGTCCGCACCCTGGGCCGACGAAACCCGCGACCTGGCCACCAAGCTGTTCGGAACACCCCCTGAGAACCCCGCGGAGTCCAGCCCGCTCGCCGGTCAACCCCAGCCGTAG
- a CDS encoding sugar-binding domain-containing protein, with protein MISIEIEELRKVPEVIGIAGDARKADAIRAILKSGLIDGIVTDGPVARRLLDSGASGDTGPSVLRAG; from the coding sequence GTGATCTCCATAGAGATCGAGGAGCTGCGGAAGGTTCCAGAAGTGATCGGCATTGCCGGGGACGCCCGAAAGGCGGACGCCATCCGCGCCATCCTCAAGTCCGGCCTGATCGACGGAATTGTCACGGATGGCCCGGTTGCCCGACGCCTTCTCGACTCCGGGGCCTCCGGCGACACCGGCCCGTCAGTTCTGCGAGCCGGGTGA
- a CDS encoding ester cyclase: protein MSLRTRIARMLRLRRSHRYGIVLGSALLVLLAAANIPTATAEPDATDATTPSTAAGRQRPSAWVPEGGLSRQARATLARSAVARTALLLYRPFESGDAGIYDRILAEDYVDVPLAPGQGTGREGMKQHVLDDIVATFPDLRVRIDAIHVSGSVVTFRETLTGTQVRPFLGVPATHRGISFRATDVHHLAHGRIMRTDHLEDFYGAYRQMTQP from the coding sequence GTGTCCCTCCGCACGCGGATCGCCCGCATGCTTCGCCTGAGGCGTTCGCACCGGTACGGCATCGTGCTGGGCAGCGCCCTGCTCGTGCTCCTCGCGGCCGCGAATATCCCAACAGCGACCGCGGAACCGGACGCCACCGATGCCACGACCCCATCGACGGCCGCCGGCCGGCAGCGGCCTTCCGCATGGGTGCCGGAGGGGGGCCTCAGCCGGCAGGCCCGCGCGACGCTCGCGCGCTCCGCCGTGGCCCGAACGGCCCTGTTGCTCTACCGCCCCTTCGAAAGCGGTGACGCGGGTATCTATGACCGGATCCTTGCCGAGGACTACGTCGACGTGCCCCTGGCACCCGGCCAGGGGACCGGCCGCGAGGGCATGAAACAGCACGTCCTCGACGACATCGTCGCCACGTTCCCCGACCTCCGGGTCCGTATCGATGCCATCCATGTCAGCGGATCCGTGGTCACCTTCCGCGAGACCCTCACCGGCACCCAGGTCAGGCCGTTCCTCGGTGTCCCGGCGACCCACCGCGGCATCTCGTTCCGCGCGACCGATGTGCATCACCTCGCACACGGCCGCATCATGCGCACGGACCATCTGGAGGACTTCTACGGGGCGTACCGGCAGATGACCCAGCCGTAG